In Pelosinus sp. UFO1, one genomic interval encodes:
- a CDS encoding ABC-F family ATP-binding cassette domain-containing protein, with amino-acid sequence MNIVSIEKLSKSYGMKNLFSNVTFGIDENDKIGLIGVNGTGKSTFLKVIAGLEEADDGKVSQGNQVEIQYLSQNPDFDPLDTVLDQIFKGYSPIMKLLREYEQVLLAVNNQPNEGLEKRLIALSQEMDAMNGWQLESEAKSILTRLGITDFTAHVGTLSGGQRKRIALASALIHPADLLILDEPTNHIDNDTVAWLEDYLHKRKGALLMITHDRYFLDRVVNRIIELDKGNLYSYTGNYSLFLELKMQREADQEATESKRQNLLRNELAWMRRGAKARTTKQKARIERFEKLSDEKVDLSQDKVEITAGASRLGRKIIELSNVTKSFEERTVIQDFSYIVLRDDRMGIVGPNGSGKSTLLNLITQRMEPDSGVIEIGQTVKIGYFSQENGDMDENLRVIEYIKEEANYLPSADGGVITASQMLERFLFPPELQWTPIRKLSGGEKRRLYLLRVLMGAPNVLLLDEPTNDLDIQTLTILEDYLDEFPGAVIVVSHDRYFLDRVVEKLFAFEEDGSIKQYVGGYSDYQEALASKGISEGNKEKETVAHPSQVEKPKERSRKFTFKEQKEYEEIDAVIASVEKEIQIVGTRINGAGSNFVLLQELTDLQQELEQKLAELFDRWTYLNELAEEIENNK; translated from the coding sequence ATGAATATAGTATCAATTGAGAAGTTATCCAAAAGTTATGGTATGAAGAATTTATTTAGTAATGTTACTTTTGGAATTGACGAAAACGATAAAATTGGTTTAATTGGTGTAAATGGAACGGGAAAATCTACTTTTCTAAAAGTAATAGCAGGGTTAGAGGAAGCGGATGATGGCAAGGTGAGCCAAGGAAATCAGGTAGAGATACAATACCTATCTCAAAATCCTGATTTTGATCCTTTAGATACGGTACTGGATCAGATATTTAAAGGTTATTCTCCAATTATGAAGCTACTAAGGGAGTATGAGCAGGTGCTATTGGCTGTTAATAATCAGCCTAATGAAGGTCTAGAGAAACGCTTGATAGCCTTAAGCCAGGAAATGGATGCTATGAATGGCTGGCAGTTAGAGAGTGAGGCAAAGAGTATTTTAACCCGGCTTGGTATTACCGATTTTACAGCTCATGTAGGTACCTTATCTGGAGGTCAACGTAAACGGATTGCCTTAGCAAGTGCCTTAATCCATCCAGCAGATCTCTTGATATTGGATGAGCCTACCAATCATATTGATAATGATACTGTGGCTTGGCTTGAGGATTATTTACACAAACGTAAGGGCGCTCTACTCATGATTACTCATGATCGTTATTTTCTTGATCGAGTAGTCAATCGAATTATTGAGCTGGATAAAGGTAATTTGTATAGTTATACTGGAAATTATAGCCTCTTTTTAGAACTTAAAATGCAGCGTGAAGCAGACCAAGAGGCCACCGAGAGTAAACGTCAGAATTTACTGCGTAATGAGTTAGCTTGGATGCGTAGAGGGGCCAAAGCACGTACTACTAAACAAAAGGCTAGGATTGAACGCTTTGAAAAGTTGTCAGATGAAAAGGTAGATTTAAGCCAGGATAAGGTTGAGATAACAGCCGGCGCTAGTCGCTTAGGGCGAAAAATAATTGAATTATCCAATGTAACGAAGAGTTTTGAAGAACGGACAGTCATTCAGGACTTTAGTTATATTGTGCTTCGTGACGACCGTATGGGGATTGTGGGACCTAATGGTAGTGGGAAATCTACTTTGCTAAATCTAATTACCCAGAGGATGGAACCTGACAGTGGTGTGATTGAAATTGGCCAAACTGTAAAAATTGGCTATTTTTCCCAAGAAAACGGAGATATGGATGAGAATCTTAGGGTCATCGAATATATTAAAGAAGAAGCAAACTACCTGCCATCGGCAGATGGCGGTGTCATTACAGCTTCTCAAATGTTAGAACGTTTTCTTTTTCCACCTGAATTACAATGGACACCGATTCGTAAGTTATCTGGCGGAGAGAAACGTCGTTTATATTTGCTCCGCGTGTTGATGGGGGCGCCCAATGTCCTGCTCCTTGATGAGCCTACCAATGATTTAGATATTCAGACATTGACAATTCTGGAAGATTATCTCGATGAATTTCCCGGGGCGGTTATTGTAGTGTCTCATGACCGCTATTTTTTAGATCGAGTCGTCGAAAAATTATTTGCCTTTGAAGAGGATGGATCTATTAAGCAGTACGTGGGAGGTTATTCTGACTATCAGGAAGCCTTGGCATCTAAAGGGATTAGCGAAGGTAACAAAGAAAAAGAGACGGTCGCTCACCCGTCTCAAGTTGAAAAACCAAAAGAACGTTCTCGTAAATTTACATTTAAAGAACAAAAAGAATATGAAGAGATTGATGCCGTAATTGCCAGTGTGGAAAAAGAAATCCAGATTGTTGGTACACGTATTAATGGGGCAGGGAGTAACTTTGTCTTGCTGCAAGAGTTAACAGACTTACAGCAAGAATTAGAACAAAAGTTAGCAGAACTCTTCGATCGCTGGACTTATTTGAATGAATTGGCTGAGGAAATCGAAAATAATAAATAA